The following proteins come from a genomic window of Sesamum indicum cultivar Zhongzhi No. 13 linkage group LG10, S_indicum_v1.0, whole genome shotgun sequence:
- the LOC105172283 gene encoding DNA repair RAD52-like protein 2, chloroplastic, whose translation MAIQCPKLKLPATEVNFPVTRCPIPWWTHTQISSTFPVRILKLRVSALSGGDGSSSSKKAAAPNSNYVVPLDKSSCITRPLAEILRDLNKRIPDNIIKTHDDHSTFIPWYQANRMLSFYAPGWCGEIRDVIFSENGTVTVVYRVTVRGSDGEAHRESTGTVSPGNDNNADPVAAAEEIAFCRACARFGLGLYLYHEE comes from the exons ATGGCCATCCAATGCCCTAAACTCAAGCTGCCAGCGACAGAGGTCAATTTTCCTGTGACAAGGTGCCCCATACCATGGTGGACGCACACCCAGATTAGTTCCACTTTTCCTGTAAGGATATTGAAGCTCCGAGTTTCTGCTCTGTCTGGTGGTGATGGCAGTAGCAGTAGTAAGAAAGCAGCTGCCCCTAATTCAAATTATGTGGTGCCTCTGGACAAGTCATCCTGCATCACTCGTCCCCTTGCAGAGATTCTCCGTGACCTGAATAAGAGGATTCCGGATAACATAATCAAGACTCATGATGATCATTCCACCTTCATCCCATG GTACCAGGCAAACCGCATGCTAAGCTTTTATGCCCCAG GTTGGTGTGGAGAAATTCGTGATGTCATTTTTTCTGAGAATGGGACTGTGACTGTGGTGTATCGGGTAACAGTTCGGGGTTCGGATGGGGAG GCACACCGTGAATCGACTGGGACTGTATCACCTGGCAACGACAATAATGCAGATCCTGTTGCTGCAGCAGAggaaattgcattttgcaGAGCATGTGCTCGGTTTGGTCTTGGATTGTATCTTTACCATGAAGAGTAG